A genomic segment from Roseibium algicola encodes:
- a CDS encoding DUF1839 family protein, with amino-acid sequence MTQAVFDRFNAATYVRSPLHSQDRDWPETNCYLDVWIEVLPSLGLPAEACLSYSVTQDFEGDQFTFFKVPLEDLEALYGLKVTELAIYDRVEAHVRQQIERGRLSLVEVDSYFLPDTHGVGYHEAHGKTTIAVNWMDFEARTMEYFHGLGLHRLEGDDFDGVFQRGAHEKPTPFLPYTEFVKVPDTLPTPTHILNVSEGLLRHHLKRRPKQNPIAAFAQVFPAQVEKICEREFGFFHLYAFNTLRQLGANFELFSSYLEWLVAEGRDDLTEGVQMAKTISSTCKMVQFKLARAVMRKKFQGLDEGLLPAVNAWDNLMQLLDTHYGDQETRFTPVVSAAGA; translated from the coding sequence ATGACGCAAGCCGTGTTTGACCGCTTCAATGCGGCGACCTACGTGCGTAGCCCGCTCCATTCCCAGGACCGGGACTGGCCCGAAACCAATTGCTATCTTGATGTCTGGATCGAGGTATTGCCGTCGCTTGGTCTGCCGGCGGAGGCTTGTCTGTCCTATTCGGTCACCCAGGATTTTGAAGGAGACCAGTTCACCTTCTTCAAGGTGCCGCTGGAGGATCTGGAAGCGCTTTATGGTCTCAAGGTTACCGAACTTGCGATCTACGACCGGGTGGAAGCCCACGTCCGGCAACAGATCGAACGGGGCCGCTTGTCACTGGTCGAAGTCGACAGCTATTTCCTGCCGGACACACACGGTGTCGGTTATCACGAGGCCCACGGCAAGACCACGATCGCAGTCAACTGGATGGATTTTGAAGCCAGGACGATGGAATATTTCCATGGTCTGGGCCTGCACCGGCTGGAAGGTGACGATTTCGACGGAGTGTTCCAGCGCGGCGCACATGAAAAGCCGACGCCGTTCCTGCCATACACGGAATTCGTGAAGGTTCCGGACACACTGCCAACGCCGACTCACATCCTGAACGTTTCGGAAGGTCTTCTGCGCCATCACCTGAAGCGCCGCCCAAAGCAGAACCCGATTGCTGCCTTTGCACAGGTGTTCCCGGCGCAGGTGGAAAAGATCTGCGAACGCGAGTTCGGCTTCTTCCATTTGTATGCCTTCAACACGCTGCGCCAGCTCGGTGCGAATTTCGAGCTGTTTTCGTCCTATCTCGAATGGCTGGTGGCGGAAGGCAGGGACGATCTGACCGAGGGTGTGCAGATGGCCAAGACCATTTCCTCCACCTGCAAGATGGTGCAGTTCAAACTGGCGCGCGCCGTCATGCGCAAGAAGTTTCAGGGGCTGGACGAAGGCTTGCTGCCGGCAGTCAACGCCTGGGACAACCTGATGCAACTTCTCGACACCCACTACGGTGATCAGGAAACACGTTTTACTCCCGTAGTCAGCGCTGCCGGGGCTTGA
- a CDS encoding glycoside hydrolase family 2 protein, giving the protein MIDLGEVTWALSMTEPGAFETSLSTGHQWDFVPAHVPGTVAGALTDAGLYDPENPVPLHGKDVWYEAWFDAPPGRYSLHLEGLATIAEVFLNDVEVLSSRNMFRKYNVPVELADRNVLKICFRALEPHLNAKGPRARWKPQLATSQGLRLVRTTLLGHMPGWCPEIHAVGPYRPIRLEPETTPRIVEKHILADLAPDGTAALSVTVRLENTDAVPVLTCAGASAKMSLQDDGCYAATVRPEGAKPWMPHTHGEPALYDVTVQAADNTLSLGKTGFRRIEADHGADGRSFGLKINGVPVFCRGAVWTNADLLNLSSSRETYRPLLEKARDAGMNMLRIGGTMLYESRAFLELCDELGLLVWQDFQFANYDYPVKDAAFVAEIEAELRDQLDESMGSPSLAVLCGGSEIYQQGAMMGLSEDRWKGPLCEEILPAIATELRPDVPYAANSPCGGVLPFSPNEGIAHYYGVGAYLRPLEDARRADVRFAGECLAFSNIPVQQSLEEGLPVKPGHDPRWKARVPRDRGAGWDFEDVRDHYLKLLYGVDPAALRYGDPDRYLELGRAVTGEVMSETFSEWRRPGTNCQGALVWTLSDLLIGAGWGLVDAAGRPKPAWYALKRAFRPVIACVTDEGTNGLAIHVLNERAEEKPVRISIACLRDGQVPVVSGEKGLLLAPNSAQTLNAVDLIGAFFDVTYAYRFGPPSHDVTVVRLFDTQTGELISEAHHFPLGRGLHRHFDAPEVSVEQDEAGSWSLMIRAKRFLQSTVVAIPGFEAEDNWFHLAPGEAKCIQLQQTPDEERDDQAAPKGQLTALNFAGRVPF; this is encoded by the coding sequence ATGATCGACCTGGGTGAAGTGACCTGGGCACTGTCGATGACAGAGCCCGGTGCCTTTGAAACCTCGCTTTCGACGGGGCATCAGTGGGATTTCGTTCCGGCACACGTTCCGGGAACCGTCGCCGGTGCTCTGACGGATGCAGGACTTTACGACCCGGAAAATCCCGTTCCCCTTCATGGCAAGGACGTCTGGTATGAAGCCTGGTTCGACGCCCCGCCGGGCCGATATAGCTTGCACCTGGAGGGGTTGGCGACCATTGCCGAGGTTTTCCTGAACGACGTTGAGGTGCTGTCCAGCCGGAACATGTTCCGCAAATACAATGTTCCCGTGGAACTGGCCGATCGCAACGTTCTGAAAATCTGCTTTCGCGCGCTAGAGCCGCACTTGAACGCAAAGGGGCCGCGCGCCCGGTGGAAGCCTCAGTTGGCAACCAGCCAGGGGCTGAGGCTCGTGCGGACGACGCTTCTCGGTCACATGCCCGGTTGGTGCCCGGAAATCCATGCGGTTGGCCCATACCGCCCAATCAGGCTCGAACCCGAGACGACGCCGCGTATTGTTGAAAAGCATATTCTTGCGGACCTGGCTCCGGATGGCACAGCCGCGCTGTCAGTTACGGTCAGGCTCGAAAATACGGATGCCGTTCCGGTGCTGACTTGCGCGGGAGCATCGGCGAAGATGAGCCTTCAGGACGACGGTTGCTATGCGGCGACCGTCCGTCCTGAGGGCGCCAAGCCCTGGATGCCACACACACACGGCGAGCCTGCTCTTTACGACGTAACCGTTCAGGCCGCTGACAATACTCTTTCACTGGGCAAGACAGGCTTCCGCCGGATCGAGGCGGACCACGGTGCCGATGGACGCAGCTTCGGCCTGAAGATCAACGGTGTGCCGGTCTTCTGCCGGGGCGCCGTCTGGACCAATGCGGATCTCCTGAACCTCTCGTCCAGCCGCGAAACCTATCGCCCTCTGTTGGAAAAAGCCCGGGACGCAGGCATGAACATGCTGCGCATCGGCGGGACGATGCTTTACGAGAGCCGCGCCTTCCTTGAGCTATGTGACGAATTGGGCCTGCTGGTCTGGCAGGACTTTCAGTTCGCCAACTACGATTACCCCGTGAAGGATGCCGCCTTCGTCGCGGAGATCGAAGCGGAACTGCGCGATCAGCTGGATGAAAGCATGGGCAGCCCTTCACTTGCCGTTCTGTGCGGTGGAAGCGAGATCTACCAGCAGGGCGCCATGATGGGGCTTTCCGAGGATCGCTGGAAGGGGCCGCTGTGCGAGGAGATCTTGCCGGCTATTGCCACAGAGCTGCGGCCGGATGTGCCCTATGCAGCAAATTCGCCATGCGGCGGGGTCCTGCCGTTCTCCCCCAACGAAGGCATCGCCCACTATTACGGCGTCGGGGCGTATCTGCGGCCTCTGGAAGACGCAAGACGGGCCGATGTCCGCTTTGCAGGTGAGTGCCTTGCGTTTTCCAATATTCCCGTCCAGCAAAGCCTGGAAGAAGGATTGCCGGTGAAACCGGGGCATGATCCACGCTGGAAGGCACGGGTGCCGCGTGATCGTGGAGCCGGTTGGGACTTCGAGGATGTGCGCGATCACTATCTGAAGCTGCTCTACGGTGTCGATCCGGCCGCGCTGCGATACGGCGATCCGGACAGATACCTCGAGCTCGGACGGGCGGTCACCGGTGAGGTCATGTCCGAGACCTTTTCCGAATGGCGACGGCCCGGGACCAATTGCCAGGGGGCACTGGTCTGGACCCTTTCCGACCTCTTGATTGGTGCCGGGTGGGGACTTGTTGATGCAGCCGGACGGCCCAAACCCGCGTGGTATGCCCTCAAGCGCGCATTCAGGCCGGTAATTGCCTGTGTCACCGACGAAGGCACGAACGGCCTTGCCATTCACGTCCTTAACGAAAGGGCAGAGGAAAAGCCGGTCAGGATCAGCATTGCCTGCCTGCGGGATGGCCAGGTGCCGGTGGTTTCAGGAGAAAAGGGGCTGTTGTTGGCGCCAAACAGTGCGCAGACGCTCAATGCGGTGGACCTGATCGGAGCCTTCTTCGACGTCACCTACGCCTATCGTTTCGGCCCACCCTCACATGATGTAACCGTGGTGCGCCTGTTCGATACGCAAACCGGAGAACTCATTTCCGAGGCGCATCATTTCCCTCTCGGCCGAGGACTGCATCGCCATTTCGATGCGCCCGAGGTGAGTGTGGAACAGGACGAGGCTGGCAGTTGGTCGCTGATGATCCGTGCCAAGCGCTTCCTGCAATCGACCGTCGTTGCCATTCCCGGATTTGAGGCGGAGGATAACTGGTTCCATCTGGCTCCGGGCGAGGCGAAGTGCATTCAACTGCAACAAACGCCAGACGAAGAACGCGATGATCAGGCAGCCCCCAAAGGGCAACTTACGGCCTTGAACTTCGCCGGGCGCGTGCCCTTCTGA
- a CDS encoding glycosyltransferase family 2 protein: MEKVSVAIASIGRETLLDTLRSLAAVTKPVGIELNVLVADDSKSGAATKLVARHPIKSLDVTCLAVASGNISSARNALLDAADGDWLIFVDDDEWVERDWLEKLFACQKDFNADVVIGPVKPRYPDNTPEWMRRANPLYTDWGHRGKRLYTGRGGNTLVRVGFVRALELRFDEAYGRTGGEDTIFFAQAAERGARIFATDDAIAHEHVPQDRLSTKFILSRATRSGQSYGQMRLARHPDPFWHVFFAFGALAKCAVAGVLALAFRLLDRGRSFRMRQKLALNTGKLRAVFNLPLAELYRKPD, translated from the coding sequence ATGGAAAAAGTTTCCGTCGCCATAGCGAGCATTGGCCGTGAAACCTTGCTCGATACGTTACGTTCCCTGGCGGCGGTGACCAAACCGGTCGGGATAGAGCTCAACGTGCTGGTGGCCGATGATTCCAAATCCGGTGCGGCGACCAAACTCGTTGCCCGTCATCCCATAAAGTCGCTGGACGTGACCTGTCTTGCCGTGGCGAGCGGTAATATCTCTTCAGCCCGCAACGCATTGCTCGACGCAGCTGATGGCGACTGGCTGATATTTGTCGATGACGACGAATGGGTGGAACGCGATTGGCTGGAAAAACTCTTCGCCTGCCAGAAAGACTTCAACGCAGACGTCGTGATCGGCCCGGTAAAACCACGCTATCCTGACAATACGCCCGAGTGGATGCGGCGTGCGAACCCGCTTTACACCGACTGGGGGCACCGAGGAAAACGGCTTTACACCGGCCGGGGCGGCAACACGCTGGTGCGGGTTGGTTTTGTTCGTGCGCTGGAACTGAGATTTGATGAAGCCTATGGCCGGACGGGTGGCGAAGACACCATCTTCTTTGCTCAAGCAGCCGAACGCGGGGCACGTATCTTTGCCACGGACGATGCGATTGCCCACGAACATGTTCCACAAGACCGATTGTCGACGAAGTTCATTCTCAGCCGCGCGACAAGGTCAGGCCAATCCTATGGCCAGATGCGCCTCGCCCGGCATCCAGACCCTTTCTGGCACGTTTTTTTCGCATTTGGAGCACTGGCAAAATGTGCCGTTGCCGGTGTTTTAGCGCTCGCATTCCGGCTTCTCGACAGGGGGCGTTCTTTCCGGATGCGGCAAAAACTTGCGCTCAACACAGGCAAGCTGCGCGCTGTATTCAACCTGCCTCTTGCAGAGCTCTATAGAAAACCGGATTGA
- a CDS encoding GumC family protein gives MDPRQVENPAYDKAALQGRDAIALDILSIFQVLRRRIFLIAAIAFVFAALTAAYSLTITPIFRASSQVLFDPTVRQPFDDPNRPSRTGQGSEVIDSQMSVIHSDTVLRPVARENNLAEDPHFGEGKPGLISQFKSLIFGATKKDAATLEAQETAAVEALADATNVKRVGQTFVINIAAESPSPVQAAVLANSIAESYLSDQKRQVDLASDEAAAQIDDRLVDLRERLRQAEEEIQKFRAANKLQNSDEGSLLTGQELTGLNSRLIDARAALAEATAKYDEIQRVLQSGVDAESIGDVVNSPTISSLRQQYATAARTEAQLMADLLPSHPSVVQARSQLERLRNLIRDEIRRIAESTRIDVQVNQERVSRLEQQLDSTRNLSDVDQAASIRLRELETEAQATRQLYEIALSRAKEISQLDQVVLPNARIISPAIPPESPVYPKRKIMVVLAGILGLLFGTIIAVGGEAIRIAKKHLLPEILQNPQPAIAVADPAQSLAPVTTAVDTSNDARSSVGLPGSRTRSKRTPSRQVSQSEPGLKVISQLPWLTETDENGSVRPLSSDAISAVQDAIEQFYSDEAGPGWSFGQGVDQIVASIQSAPAQNGTRIVFLTSPALGHGQTIAALALALGAAQRGLHVLLADGEPKQRMLSHDLSIDDMEDIGGTLRERVVDYDELDISFLSLVSGLPKYKHHRMNIREAFDFADIARDYDLVIIDGVALPQLVEDDPLAGLSTQFLVTVAEREEDQISMPILSRDLLTIAEGRPSGLVRTMTGTPPPSRRKYA, from the coding sequence GTGGACCCCAGACAGGTAGAAAACCCGGCTTACGATAAGGCGGCCCTTCAAGGCCGCGATGCCATTGCTCTGGACATCCTGTCCATTTTTCAGGTCTTGCGTCGCCGCATCTTCCTGATCGCGGCAATTGCATTTGTTTTTGCAGCGTTGACTGCCGCCTACTCCCTGACCATCACACCGATCTTCAGAGCCTCCTCGCAAGTCCTGTTCGACCCAACTGTCCGCCAGCCTTTCGATGACCCGAACCGCCCGAGCCGCACGGGACAAGGCTCGGAAGTGATCGACAGTCAGATGTCGGTCATCCATTCCGACACAGTGCTGCGCCCCGTCGCCCGGGAAAACAACCTGGCTGAAGACCCTCATTTCGGCGAAGGCAAGCCGGGTCTGATTAGCCAGTTCAAGAGCCTGATCTTCGGGGCAACCAAGAAGGACGCGGCAACGCTTGAAGCGCAGGAGACCGCCGCGGTCGAAGCTCTTGCAGATGCAACCAACGTCAAGCGCGTTGGTCAGACCTTCGTCATCAATATTGCCGCGGAATCTCCTTCACCGGTCCAGGCTGCCGTTCTGGCGAATTCGATCGCCGAAAGCTATCTGTCCGACCAGAAACGGCAAGTTGACCTGGCTTCGGACGAAGCTGCCGCCCAGATCGATGATCGCCTCGTGGATTTGCGGGAACGCCTGAGGCAAGCCGAAGAAGAGATCCAGAAATTTCGCGCGGCCAACAAGCTGCAGAACTCCGACGAGGGGTCGCTGCTGACGGGACAGGAACTGACCGGACTGAACTCCAGGCTCATCGATGCCCGAGCAGCACTGGCGGAAGCAACCGCCAAATACGATGAAATCCAGCGGGTTCTGCAGAGCGGTGTCGACGCGGAATCCATCGGAGATGTGGTCAATTCCCCCACGATCTCCTCACTTCGCCAGCAATATGCCACGGCTGCACGCACGGAAGCTCAGCTGATGGCCGATCTTCTGCCCTCACATCCCTCTGTCGTGCAGGCAAGATCCCAGCTGGAACGGTTACGCAATCTCATCCGGGACGAAATCAGGCGGATTGCGGAATCCACACGCATCGATGTCCAGGTCAATCAGGAACGGGTTTCCAGGCTCGAGCAGCAGCTCGATTCCACGCGAAATCTTTCTGACGTCGACCAGGCGGCTTCCATCAGGTTGCGTGAATTGGAAACGGAAGCACAGGCAACTCGGCAGCTTTATGAGATCGCCCTGAGCCGAGCCAAGGAAATATCGCAGCTCGACCAGGTTGTTCTCCCTAACGCCCGCATCATTTCACCTGCCATTCCGCCGGAAAGCCCGGTCTACCCGAAACGGAAGATCATGGTGGTTCTGGCCGGAATCCTGGGTCTGCTGTTCGGCACCATAATCGCGGTTGGCGGCGAAGCCATTCGCATTGCTAAAAAACACCTGTTGCCGGAGATCCTGCAGAACCCCCAACCTGCAATTGCTGTGGCCGACCCTGCGCAGTCGCTTGCTCCCGTAACCACGGCTGTCGACACCTCCAACGATGCACGATCATCAGTGGGGTTGCCGGGATCGCGGACGAGAAGCAAACGCACTCCCTCCAGGCAGGTGTCCCAATCAGAACCCGGGCTGAAAGTTATCAGCCAGTTGCCCTGGCTGACGGAGACCGACGAAAACGGCAGTGTCCGTCCGCTCAGTTCTGACGCCATCTCTGCCGTACAAGACGCGATAGAGCAGTTTTATTCGGACGAAGCCGGACCTGGATGGTCTTTCGGACAAGGCGTTGACCAGATCGTTGCATCCATCCAGAGCGCGCCTGCCCAAAACGGCACCCGTATCGTCTTCCTGACCTCTCCCGCCCTTGGTCATGGCCAGACCATTGCTGCCCTTGCCCTCGCTCTCGGGGCGGCCCAGCGCGGATTGCACGTGCTCCTTGCCGATGGGGAACCGAAACAGCGAATGCTCAGCCATGACCTGAGCATCGACGATATGGAAGACATTGGCGGAACGCTTCGCGAAAGGGTCGTCGACTACGACGAGCTGGATATTTCCTTTCTGTCGCTGGTCTCCGGATTGCCGAAGTACAAGCACCACCGGATGAACATCCGCGAAGCTTTCGATTTCGCAGACATCGCGCGTGACTACGATCTTGTAATCATCGATGGCGTTGCCCTGCCGCAACTTGTTGAAGATGATCCGCTCGCAGGTCTTTCGACGCAATTCCTGGTCACGGTTGCCGAGCGTGAAGAAGATCAGATCTCGATGCCGATCCTGTCGCGTGACCTGCTTACGATCGCAGAAGGTCGACCTTCCGGTCTCGTGCGAACGATGACCGGCACTCCGCCGCCATCACGCCGTAAATACGCGTGA
- a CDS encoding polysaccharide deacetylase family protein, with the protein MAAGLGPQEPILCICPPDKSQQKLGAKPDCAVNRQATRTCTNYFNFPASRIWRPVRKGGEKMLAKTQVLTFHGIGVPAVPVSPEESHYFVPIETYQRTIERLPALEQKHGVKLEITFDDGNLSDYEVGLPALVEAGRPGRFFVLAARIGAKGYLTAEQMREIVSSGSVIGSHGHDHVDWRKLDAAGFQRELYDARKKIEDAVGAAVTEAAIPFGALDANVLHRLKEAGYRRVFTSTPGLAYQTAWFCPRFSPANGFDPDRDIPPMFSAKKRLKSSLYAFARRAKFRI; encoded by the coding sequence GTGGCCGCTGGCCTTGGGCCGCAGGAGCCGATTTTGTGTATCTGCCCCCCGGATAAGTCACAACAGAAACTAGGTGCCAAACCTGACTGCGCCGTTAATAGGCAGGCAACGCGAACCTGCACAAACTATTTTAACTTCCCTGCGTCAAGGATCTGGCGTCCTGTTCGAAAAGGCGGAGAAAAAATGCTGGCAAAAACGCAGGTTCTCACTTTCCACGGTATTGGTGTACCAGCGGTGCCTGTTTCGCCGGAAGAGAGCCATTACTTCGTCCCGATAGAGACTTACCAGCGCACAATTGAACGCCTTCCTGCACTTGAGCAGAAACACGGAGTGAAGCTGGAAATCACCTTTGATGACGGCAACCTGTCTGATTACGAGGTTGGGTTGCCAGCCCTTGTGGAGGCGGGCCGGCCAGGTCGTTTTTTCGTTCTGGCTGCACGTATCGGGGCAAAGGGCTATCTGACCGCGGAACAGATGCGGGAGATTGTTTCGTCGGGATCGGTCATCGGCAGCCACGGCCACGACCATGTCGACTGGCGCAAGCTGGATGCTGCGGGCTTTCAACGGGAGCTTTATGACGCTCGAAAGAAAATCGAGGATGCGGTAGGGGCTGCTGTCACAGAAGCGGCGATCCCGTTCGGTGCTCTTGACGCGAACGTTTTGCATCGTCTCAAGGAAGCCGGGTACCGGCGGGTCTTCACAAGCACACCGGGACTTGCCTATCAGACGGCATGGTTCTGTCCGCGCTTTTCGCCTGCAAATGGCTTTGACCCGGATCGTGACATCCCGCCGATGTTTTCCGCCAAGAAACGCCTGAAAAGCTCCCTCTATGCCTTCGCACGGCGCGCGAAATTCCGCATTTGA
- a CDS encoding lipopolysaccharide biosynthesis protein, with translation MNSSSASRKFRALYDKALGLSRRPLVANTISYTINFGLLLVIQLVFFLFISRALGAADYGLFITIVSVSIMAGFLVGLGSEYLLLQRVAVEPQSFDRYLGHSLIMMGLTFPFVLPGTIALLYVLIGDTVPLSTIAIVTVSDLLLTKLVILSAQSYMAFDRARKQIVINVLAASLKLAFLFVATLLPGSLTLQEWAWWYFAAGILSALAACWLVLRDLGRPTFTLIRDDLKLSLLYCIEFFAIGGMKDLDKPVVVHTLSADAGGQYAAGFRIIDAASAPVRAFLYATYTRHFRQAQDGQASSLAFGVKLLPVTVFLALPVAVFLLLIAGFIPLVLGEDFAETPTVVMCLAFYPLLMGLSGVGADILRATGRQRVRMALLISTSLLLIPVVSLGAALGGLAGAALFRFGVQIALTAGTWFFIFWTKAPAPEPDETAG, from the coding sequence ATGAATTCCAGTTCGGCATCGAGAAAATTTCGCGCGCTTTATGACAAGGCCCTTGGCCTCTCAAGACGCCCGCTTGTTGCCAATACAATTTCCTACACGATCAATTTTGGTCTCTTGCTCGTCATTCAGCTCGTCTTTTTCCTGTTCATTTCGCGCGCCTTGGGGGCAGCAGACTACGGTCTGTTCATCACCATCGTCAGTGTCTCCATCATGGCCGGTTTCCTGGTCGGGTTGGGCAGTGAATACCTTCTCCTCCAGAGGGTCGCGGTTGAGCCTCAGTCTTTCGACAGATACCTCGGGCATTCCCTGATCATGATGGGACTTACCTTTCCGTTTGTCCTGCCCGGGACAATCGCTTTGTTGTACGTCCTCATCGGCGATACCGTTCCGCTATCGACTATCGCGATTGTCACTGTTTCGGATCTGCTCCTCACAAAACTGGTGATCTTGTCCGCGCAATCCTACATGGCCTTCGACCGGGCCAGAAAACAGATTGTCATCAATGTTCTGGCTGCTTCGTTGAAACTCGCTTTCCTGTTCGTTGCCACGCTTCTCCCCGGAAGTCTCACGCTCCAGGAATGGGCGTGGTGGTATTTCGCCGCCGGAATTCTGTCTGCTCTTGCGGCTTGCTGGCTAGTTCTGCGTGATCTCGGCCGGCCGACCTTCACCCTGATCCGGGACGACCTGAAACTCAGCCTTCTCTATTGCATCGAGTTTTTTGCCATCGGCGGCATGAAGGATCTGGACAAGCCGGTGGTCGTTCACACTTTGAGCGCAGATGCAGGCGGGCAGTACGCAGCCGGGTTCCGCATCATCGACGCAGCCTCAGCGCCCGTCAGAGCGTTTCTCTATGCAACCTACACCCGCCATTTTCGCCAGGCACAAGATGGGCAGGCAAGCAGCCTTGCTTTCGGCGTCAAGCTGTTGCCGGTGACGGTATTCCTCGCCCTGCCGGTCGCAGTTTTCCTGTTACTGATCGCCGGTTTCATTCCCCTTGTTCTGGGTGAAGATTTCGCAGAAACACCGACCGTCGTTATGTGCCTTGCGTTTTATCCGCTCCTGATGGGGCTTTCCGGTGTAGGGGCGGACATCTTGCGAGCCACCGGTCGTCAACGCGTGCGGATGGCGCTGCTTATCAGCACCAGCCTCCTGCTGATACCCGTCGTCAGCCTTGGCGCTGCGTTGGGAGGCCTGGCCGGGGCAGCGCTTTTCCGCTTTGGCGTCCAGATTGCTTTGACCGCGGGCACCTGGTTCTTCATTTTCTGGACAAAGGCACCTGCTCCCGAACCAGACGAAACCGCAGGCTGA
- a CDS encoding alpha/beta fold hydrolase, producing the protein MKLELARDMNRQGFDTSSATPVAGTSAVALPISFDWLAGYFHPAAGGTAILLLSPWGYEELCSRKSYRMLGEKFAASGYPCLRFDYPATANSHGDSADIQDKSAWQASVRTALSELKRLANPDRVVVVGQGIGASLASNLAADGEIAGQVLLAPVAQGRAYLRELAAWTALTQPTFLVSASDGPEGGLMAGGFVLSAATADEIKSLNLYKTELPSGLKTLLVQRADHPGDQKLADHYVENGLQFENLSFEGYVDYVSDPTLSVPPVQTLDRIVAWVKANFPAGQLETTALAEISAVSEPLPGVEEEALRFGPDKMFFGVLACPRGKCAETAVIMLNSGYDHSIGWARMSVGFARSLAESGCAVLRTDLAGIGESCYWPDQSSQVLYSDRQLEDVRAAVGFVKERTGAKNIILFGRCSGAYLALLAAADDDRVTAAFLVNSRKLVWDPDENVDKAIREPIQTLSSYGRKAVDTATLKRVLSGEINLVSALKKVTRPVKLKVDRTLAPVLGNLSRHYRLFNVLTGRLQKLEQRDVPVSLVYSDNDRGLLELHNWFGVDRHGLKAYPNIEMHGLQDADHNLTPIAARQQMFALLTDFVAKVSASRSRK; encoded by the coding sequence ATGAAGCTGGAGCTCGCACGTGATATGAACCGGCAAGGTTTTGATACCTCCTCTGCCACACCTGTTGCCGGAACGTCTGCTGTGGCCTTGCCGATCTCGTTCGATTGGCTTGCTGGTTATTTTCATCCAGCTGCGGGGGGCACAGCAATCCTGCTTTTGAGCCCCTGGGGGTATGAAGAGCTGTGTTCCCGGAAAAGCTACAGGATGCTCGGCGAAAAATTCGCTGCATCCGGGTACCCATGTCTGCGGTTCGACTATCCGGCAACCGCGAATTCACACGGTGACAGCGCGGACATTCAGGACAAGTCGGCATGGCAGGCTTCCGTTCGAACAGCCCTTTCCGAACTCAAGAGATTGGCAAACCCGGATCGGGTTGTCGTGGTCGGACAGGGGATAGGTGCAAGTCTCGCAAGCAACCTGGCAGCAGACGGAGAGATTGCAGGACAAGTGCTACTGGCGCCGGTTGCCCAGGGACGAGCTTATCTGCGGGAACTCGCAGCCTGGACTGCGTTGACGCAGCCGACGTTCCTGGTCAGTGCGTCGGATGGTCCCGAGGGCGGGTTGATGGCTGGTGGTTTCGTGCTCTCGGCCGCAACGGCCGACGAAATCAAATCGCTCAATCTCTACAAGACGGAATTGCCCTCCGGATTGAAAACATTGCTTGTTCAAAGGGCCGACCATCCGGGCGATCAGAAACTTGCAGATCACTACGTCGAAAACGGTTTGCAGTTCGAGAACCTGTCGTTTGAGGGGTACGTCGACTATGTGTCCGACCCGACCCTGTCCGTCCCCCCGGTTCAAACGCTGGATCGGATCGTAGCCTGGGTGAAGGCCAATTTCCCGGCAGGGCAATTGGAGACTACAGCTCTTGCCGAAATCTCTGCCGTGTCGGAGCCATTGCCAGGTGTCGAGGAGGAAGCGCTGCGTTTCGGGCCCGACAAAATGTTCTTCGGCGTGCTCGCGTGCCCCCGTGGCAAATGTGCGGAAACGGCGGTGATCATGCTCAATTCCGGATATGACCATTCCATTGGCTGGGCACGCATGTCGGTCGGCTTTGCCAGGTCTCTTGCAGAAAGCGGCTGCGCGGTCCTGCGCACGGATCTGGCTGGTATCGGTGAGAGCTGTTATTGGCCGGATCAGTCGTCCCAGGTTCTTTATTCCGACAGGCAACTGGAGGATGTCAGAGCCGCCGTCGGGTTCGTCAAGGAACGAACCGGGGCGAAGAACATTATCCTGTTCGGCCGTTGCAGCGGTGCCTATCTCGCCCTTCTGGCGGCTGCAGACGATGACCGCGTCACTGCGGCCTTTCTGGTGAACTCACGCAAACTGGTCTGGGATCCGGACGAAAACGTGGACAAGGCTATCCGTGAGCCGATACAGACGCTGTCCAGTTATGGACGCAAGGCGGTCGATACAGCGACCCTGAAACGGGTTCTGTCAGGGGAAATCAATCTGGTTTCCGCTTTGAAAAAGGTAACCCGACCCGTGAAGTTGAAGGTCGACCGAACCCTGGCTCCTGTTCTTGGCAATCTGTCACGCCATTACCGGCTCTTCAACGTCCTGACCGGTCGCCTTCAGAAACTCGAGCAACGTGATGTCCCGGTGTCCCTCGTCTATAGCGACAACGACCGGGGGCTTCTTGAGTTACACAACTGGTTCGGCGTCGACCGGCATGGATTGAAAGCCTATCCGAACATCGAGATGCACGGCCTGCAGGATGCGGATCATAACCTGACACCTATCGCCGCCCGTCAACAGATGTTCGCCTTGTTGACTGACTTCGTTGCGAAAGTCTCCGCTTCAAGATCTCGCAAGTGA